The proteins below are encoded in one region of Silene latifolia isolate original U9 population chromosome 2, ASM4854445v1, whole genome shotgun sequence:
- the LOC141643800 gene encoding uncharacterized protein LOC141643800, with product MGNEKKDIIRLERESVIPIFKLKLIHGLAKLIDNSSDKQEFYTFCKRVEYTIRAWYLVKFEEMMHLYSLFEPARGARKLEERGLTEEEIDELELKFLGYLFQMMEKSNFKLVSDQEMDIAISGTYCVNLPIIVDEAKLDSLLLRRYFAKNPRDDLPDFADQYIIFRRGFGMDQMTEYFITWKIDAIISRIWQGFLRLTGLRRLFARRRRSKYVINGEQPAASAFIDEEEGNDDGDEQDLYIERIRIQNMKLSFGQLFSKTTIQEPTFERIIILYRLRPSEGDSRAIYVKHFKNIPMADMEIILPEKKNPGLTSLDWVKFLASAAIGLLTVITQLANAKANIKVLATIGFAVVAYCAKTYFTFDKNLKDYQNVITKTMYEKQLDSGRGTLLHLCDDVIQQEVKEVIISFFVLMKYGDFTSQDLDRKCEELILEEFKENCNFDVDDAVTKLEKLRLVSKDEEQRYKCVDLMKANHIIGTTTEEVVRNANQGFH from the exons ATGGGCAACGAGAAGAAAGATATTATTCGATTGGAACGCGAATCGGTCATTCCCATTTTCAAGCTTAAGCTAATTCATGGCTTAGCAAAGCTCATTG ATAATAGTTCAGACAAGCAGGAGTTTTATACATTCTGTAAGAGAGTCGAGTACACTATTCGAGCTTGGTATCTTGTAAAATTCGAAGAGATGATG cATTTGTACAGCCTTTTTGAACCTGCAAGGGGGGCTCGTAAGCTGGAAGAACGGGGCCTGACTGAGGAAGAAATCGATGAACTTGAGCTGAAGTTCCTTGGTTATCTTTTTCAG ATGATGGAGAAGAGCAATTTCAAGTTAGTGTCTGATCAGGAGATGGACATAGCAATATCTGGGACATATTGTGTAAATCTTCCTATCATAGTTGATGAAGCTAAG CTTGACTCACTGCTTCTTAGACGATATTTCGCTAAGAATCCTCGCGATGACCTTCCGGACTTTGCTGATCAG TACATAATCTTTCGTCGGGGTTTTGGAATGGATCAAATGACAGAGTACTTTATCACCTGGAAAATTGATGCTATTATTTCACGTATTTGGCAAGGCTTCTTGAGATTGACCGG CCTTAGAAGATTATTTGCAAGAAGGAGAAGATCAAAGTATGTGATAAACGGGGAGCAGCCTGCAGCATCAGCCTTCATTGATGAAGAGGAGGGAAATGATGATGGGGATGAGCAGGACTTGTACATCGAAAGGATTCGAATACAAAATATGAAGCTGAG TTTTGGCCAGTTGTTCAGCAAAACAACAATTCAAGAGCCTACCTTTGAAAGGATCATCATTTTATACCg GTTACGGCCGAGTGAGGGAGACAGCAGGGCAATTTACGTGAAACACTTCAAGAACATTCCCATGGCTGATATGGAGATAATTCTT CCTGAAAAGAAAAATCCTGGACTGACTTCACTAGACTGGGTTAAGTTTCTAGCTTCAGCTGCCATTGGACTG TTGACTGTCATAACTCAGCTTGCCAACGCCAAAGCTAATATTAAAGTTTTAGCAACTATTGGTTTCGCCGTAGTTGCCTATTGTGCCAAAACATATTTCAC GTTTGACAAGAATCTGAAAGATTATCAGAATGTAATCACAAAGACAATGTATGAAAAACAACTAGACAGTGGAAGAGGCACCCTGCTACACTTGTGTGATGATGTGATTCAGCAGGAA GTGAAAGAAGTCATCATTTCTTTCTTTGTGCTGATGAAATATGGTGACTTCACAAGccag GATCTTGACAGAAAATGTGAGGAGTTAATCCTTGAGGAGTTCAAGGAGAACTGTAATTTTGACGTAGATGATGCCGTGACCAAACTAGAGAAGTTACGGCTTGTTTCTAAG GATGAAGAACAAAGATACAAATGTGTGGATCTCATGAAGGCTAATCATATAATTGGCACCACCACGGAGGAAGTTGTGCGTAATGCTAATCAAGGTTTTCATTGA
- the LOC141643797 gene encoding protein COFACTOR ASSEMBLY OF COMPLEX C SUBUNIT B CCB1, chloroplastic: MAANLLSPPNPLSSFSSISILNPRKLHLHQLHTTIKPKNIPISASLQQIDITTQLASNLSDNLHQNANSLLLMTESVGYSPASYYTSLGLFVISVPGLWSLIKRSVKSKVVKKTFVEGEEKMKTPNQVAGEILSFFTRNNFVVSDRGETITFEGIMIPSRGQAALLTFCTCISLASVGLVLTITFPDVGNNWFWITALSPLAGAYYWKRASRKEQIKVKMIVGEDGKLSEIVVQGDDVQVEQLRKELQLNEKGMVYVKGLFERS; the protein is encoded by the exons ATGGCAGCCAACCTTCTCTCCCCTCCAAATCCACTCTCTTCATTTTCTTCCATTTCCATCTTAAACCCCAGAAAACTCCATCTCCATCAACTTCATACTACAATTAAACCCAAAAACATACCAATTTCAGCTTCACTCCAACAAATTGATATAACAACACAATTAGCATCTAATTTATCAGATAATCTTCACCAAAATGCTAATTCATTACTGTTAATGACTGAAAGTGTTGGATATTCACCTGCTAGTTATTATACTTCTTTGGGTCTCTTTGTTATCTCTGTTCCTGGCCTTTGGTCTCTCATTAAACGCTCCGTTAAATCTAAG GTGGTGAAAAAAACATTTGTGGAAGGAGAAGAGAAGATGAAGACACCAAATCAAGTAGCAGGGGAAATTCTATCCTTTTTTACTCGAAACAATTTTGTGGTGTCTGATAGAGGAGAGACTATCAC ATTTGAAGGAATCATGATACCAAGCAGAGGGCAAGCAGCATTACTGACATTCTGTACTTGTATAAGCTTAGCAAGTGTGGGTCTAGTGCTTACCATCACTTTCCCAGATGTCGGCAACAATTGGTTTTGGATCACTGCTCTCAGTCCTCTCGC TGGAGCGTATTACTGGAAGCGCGCCTCAAGAAAGGAACAGATCAAGGTGAAAATGATTGTCGGAGAAGATGGGAAACTGTCTGAGATCGTAGTTCAGGGAGACGATGTGCAAGTAGAGCAATTAAGGAAAGAACTCCAGCTTAATGAGAAGGGCATGGTTTATGTTAAAGGACTCTTTGAAAGATCATAA
- the LOC141641796 gene encoding protein FAR1-RELATED SEQUENCE 4-like: protein MSPKDEPWPKLETNVGPRSKRWKPTFQTRDDAFNWARKIAFENGFALVKANNGAKNRKKNGLLASYFRCKRHGKPKETDDLEKPRRSQKCSCKFRIRAVQNFVSKNDKEAVVWNILTSEGGGLHNHNVAVYKDGDRHFAGLDAEEKAYVRQQTLAGVQPRDIKNGLHLRSPDKPQPSSTQLYNETRKIKKEEMGERNTARNVGSSGGVKYVHFYEIDSEESKALTHIFMAHPEAIKLSRAYPYVVLMDSTYKTNIYQNPLIEMVGVTPTGSSFLIACAMIPSESDVNYKWSLRKLVRF, encoded by the exons ATGTCCCCGAAAGATGAACCATGGCCAAAGTTGGAAACCAACGTTGGACCACGGTCCAAACGTTGGAAACCAAC ATTTCAAACGCGTGACGATGCTTTCAATTGGGCTCGAAAAATCGCATTCGAGAATGGGtttgctttggttaaagcaaataaCGGAGCTAAAAATAGGAAAAAGAACGGGTTGTTGGCAAGTTATTTTCGGTGTAAAAGACATGGTAAACCAAAAGAAACGGACGATCTTGAAAAGCCAAGGAGGTCGCAGAAGTGTTCATGCAAGTTTCGTATTCGTGCCGTTCAAAATTTCGTGTCTAAAAATGATAAAGAGGCGGTGGTGTGGAACATTCTAACCTCCGAGGGTGGTGGACTACACAACCACAACGTAGCCGTTTATAAGGACGGGGATCGGCACTTTGCGGGATTGGACGCGGAAGAGAAGGCATATGTTAGGCAACAAACATTGGCCGGGGTTCAACCGAGGGATATTAAAAATGGTCTTCATTTGAGATCCCCCGATAAACCTCAACCGTCAAGCACTCAACTGTATAATGAAACAAGGAAAATTAAGAAAGAAGAAATGGGTGAAAGAAACACCGCTCGAAATGTTGGCTCTAGCGGTGGCGTGAAATACGTCCACTTCTACGAGATTGATTCCGAGGAGTCAAAAGCGTTGACTCACATTTTCATGGCTCATCCTGAAGCGATTAAGTTGTCCCGGGCTTATCCTTATGTGGTCCTCATGGATTCGACTTATAAAACCAACATTTACCAGAATCCACTCATTGAGATGGTTGGTGTGACACCCACGGGATCGTCCTTCTTAATTGCATGTGCGATGATTCCTTCCGAGTCCGACGTGAATTACAAGTGGTCATTGAGAAAGTTAGTGCGATTTTAG
- the LOC141641795 gene encoding uncharacterized protein LOC141641795 encodes MRKFVISNDEDGWFRVINSTTEESFQRAWQCFQRKWPQMEDYVRTTWGQHAGKFVLCYTNEVLHFGNTATSRVESAHSLLKAWLKSKHLTLDSMWSRIHGMLESQHSKIKKELEDEMSKPRRTSRTFSLLQGNVSTKAIELMEKELTRGLGLGIGLNDRCRHVMRTTHGLPCACNLVSLHGKGRRVHLEDIHVFWKTLVYDIPQQMSKNDGDLWDELANDMRHSDPVKLRAAVDLLRDFQHPEDQEILPPPINEHPKGRPRGSTTRNRSGFEHAERKFGTPSTHCSTNAEVQQRIGDFESGTPGAPLGRNFTIGFISTWVKRWGIPEVLWGHFDGWVDVGDDGHCGFRVISHAQRGRETDYIVMREWCSREMRTDSIYAELYGGFLSPLSGMSGLDLALRRVEFFQQIWCGQDHWMCSDDLLVFATMFNWTICVIGHTLRDGKNVWEGSCKTIMPLKTRVEGRVPCGILWFVLHHSHWMRLHSSSPLESLPMPPLDPAWLTFRDPSVVHLETLYQHNIEIWQAFMLETPRTRRRSQVSDSATVISVSSCSH; translated from the coding sequence ATGAGGAAATTTGTCATCTCAAATGATGAAGATGGTTGGTTTAGGGTGATCAATTCAACCACCGAGGAATCGTTTCAGCGTGCGTGGCAGTGTTTCCAACGTAAGTGGCCACAAATGGAGGATTATGTACGGACAACTTGGGGTCAACACGCAGGGAAGTTCGTTTTATGCTATACAAACGAGGTCTTACATTTTGGTAACACGGCAACTTCCCGTGTTGAGTCAGCACATTCTCTATTGAAGGCTTGGTTGAAGTCAAAGCATCTCACACTTGACTCCATGTGGTCCCGTATCCACGGCATGCTTGAAAGTCAACACTCGAAGATTAAGAAAGAACTCGAAGATGAAATGAGCAAACCTAGGAGAACATCTCGTACTTTCTCCTTATTGCAAGGAAACGTGTCTACTAAGGCCATAGAGTTAATGGAGAAAGAACTTACTAGAGGCCTTGGTTTGGGTATCGGATTGAATGATCGATGCCGACACGTGATGCGAACGACTCATGGATTACCTTGTGCATGCAATTTGGTATCTTTGCACGGAAAAGGTAGGAGGGTCCATCTCGAGGATATTCATGTGTTTTGGAAGACATTGGTGTATGATATTCCTCAACAAATGTCGAAAAATGACGGTGATTTATGGGATGAATTAGCGAATGATATGAGGCACAGTGACCCGGTTAAACTAAGGGCGGCCGTAGACTTGTTGCGTGATTTCCAGCACCCGGAGGACCAAGAGATTTTGCCACCCCCTATTAATGAGCACCCGAAAGGTCGTCCAAGAGGTTCAACCACTAGAAACAGGTCGGGTTTTGAGCATGCAGAAAGGAAGTTCGGGACACCAAGTACTCACTGTTCAACAAATGCAGAGGTTCAACAAAGAATTGGTGATTTCGAATCAGGAACTCCCGGTGCTCCTTTGGGAAGGAACTTTACCATTGGCTTTATATCAACATGGGTCAAACGGTGGGGTATACCTGAGGTTTTGTGGGGCCACTTCGATGGTTGGGTGGATGTTGGAGATGACGGTCATTGTGGATTCCGGGTAATATCGCACGCCCAGCGAGGCCGAGAGACAGATTATATAGTTATGCGGGAATGGTGTTCGAGGGAGATGAGGACCGACTCTATCTACGCAGAGTTATATGGAGGTTTTCTATCACCACTCAGCGGTATGTCAGGGTTAGATTTAGCACTTCGACGAGTTGAGTTTTTTCAGCAGATTTGGTGTGGGCAGGACCATTGGATGTGTAGCGACGATTTGCTAGTTTTTGCAACGATGTTCAACTGGACGATATGTGTGATTGGTCATACACTGCGAGACGGGAAGAATGTTTGGGAAGGAAGTTGCAAAACTATCATGCCATTGAAGACCCGAGTTGAAGGCCGAGTACCGTGTGGTATTTTGTGGTTTGTCCTACATCATAGCCATTGGATGCGGTTGCATTCTAGCAGCCCCCTTGAGAGTCTCCCTATGCCGCCACTTGATCCCGCTTGGTTGACCTTCCGAGATCCCAGTGTCGTTCACCTAGAGACTTTGTACCAACATAACATTGAGATTTGGCAAGCGTTCATGTTAGAAACTCCGAGAACACGTCGTAGAAGTCAGGTCTCTGATAGTGCGACAGTTATCTCAGTTAGTAGTTGTTCGCATTGA
- the LOC141643799 gene encoding uncharacterized protein LOC141643799 isoform X2, protein MGKKKKEIIQLDRESVIPIIKPKLIHGLANLIDNSSDKQEFYTFCKRVEYTIRAWYLVQFEEMMHLYNLFEPVMGARKLEERDLSEEEINELEQKFVGYLFQMMEKSNFKIVSNQEIEVALSGTYCVNLPIKVDEAKLDSVLLRRYFAKNPRDHLPYFADQYIIFRRGFGLDQMTEYFITWKIDAIISRIWQGLLRLTGLRRFFARKRRAKYVIDGEQPTGSAFAYEEEEDDDGDEQDLFIERIRIQNMKLSLGQLISKTTIQEPTFERIIIVYRLQASEGDGRAIYVKHFKNIPMADMEIVLPEKKNPGLTPLDWVKFLASAAIGLLTIITQLAKAKANIKVLATIGSGVVGYCAKTYFTFDKNLKDYQNLITRSMYDKQLDSGRGTLLHLCDDVIQQEVKEVIISFFVLMIYGSFTSQDLDRKCEELILEEFKENCNFDVDDAVAKLEKLGLVSKDENQRYKCVDVTKANDIIGTTTEEVVTKANQGSQ, encoded by the exons atgggtaagaagaagaaagaaatcaTTCAATTGGATCGCGAATCTGTCATTCCCATTATCAAGCCTAAGTTGATTCATGGATTAGCAAACCTCATTG ATAATAGTTCAGACAAGCAGGAATTTTATACATTCTGCAAGAGAGTCGAGTACACTATTCGAGCTTGGTATCTTGTACAATTCGAAGAGATGATG CATTTGTACAACCTTTTCGAACCTGTTATGGGGGCTCGTAAGCTGGAAGAACGGGATCTGTCAGAGGAAGAAATCAATGAACTTGAGCAGAAGTTCGTTGGGTATCTTTTTCAG ATGATGGAGAAGAGCAATTTCAAGATAGTGTCGAATCAGGAGATTGAAGTAGCGCTTTCTGGCACGTATTGTGTAAATCTTCCTATCAAAGTTGATGAAGCTAAG CTTGACTCAGTGCTTCTAAGACGATATTTTGCTAAGAATCCTCGCGATCATCTTCCGTATTTTGCTGATCAG TACATAATCTTTCGTCGGGGTTTTGGACTGGATCAAATGACAGAATACTTTATCACCTGGAAAATTGATGCTATTATTTCACGTATTTGGCAAGGCTTGTTGAGATTAACCGG CCTACGAAGATTCTTTGCAAGAAAGAGAAGAGCAAAGTATGTGATAGACGGGGAGCAGCCTACAGGATCAGCCTTCGCTTATGaagaggaggaagatgatgatgggGATGAGCAGGACTTGTTCATTGAAAGGATTCGAATACAAAACATGAAGCTAAG TTTAGGCCAGTTGATCAGCAAAACAACAATTCAAGAGCCAACCTTCGAGAGGATCATCATTGTGTACCG GTTACAGGCGAGTGAGGGAGACGGCAGGGCAATTTATGTGAAACACTTCAAGAACATTCCAATGGCTGATATGGAGATAGTTCTT CCTGAAAAGAAAAATCCTGGACTGACTCCACTAGACTGGGTTAAGTTTCTAGCTTCAGCTGCCATTGGACTG TTGACTATCATAACTCAGCTTGCCAAGGCCAAAGCTAATATAAAAGTTTTAGCAACTATCGGTTCTGGCGTTGTTGGATATTGTGCCAAGACATATTTCAC GTTTGACAAAAATTTGAAAGATTATCAGAACTTAATCACAAGGTCAATGTATGATAAACAACTCGACAGTGGAAGAGGCACACTGCTACACTTGTGTGATGATGTGATTCAGCAGGAA GTGAAAGAAGTAATTATTTCTTTCTTTGTGCTGATGATATATGGTAGCTTCACCAGCCAG GATCTTGACAGAAAATGTGAGGAGTTAATCCTTGAGGAGTTCAAGGAGAACTGTAATTTTGATGTAGACGATGCCGTTGCTAAACTAGAGAAGCTAGGCCTTGTTTCTAAG GATGAAAATCAAAGATACAAATGTGTGGATGTGACGAAGGCTAATGATATAATCGGCACCACCACGGAGGAAGTTGTGACTAAAGCAAATCAAGGTTCTCAGTGA
- the LOC141643799 gene encoding uncharacterized protein LOC141643799 isoform X1, which yields MDVHFLESETNGEDIECTEEMGNKKNEIIRLHRESVISIEKFTLIHGLAKLIDNSSDKQEFYTFCKRVEYTIRAWYLVQFEEMMHLYNLFEPVMGARKLEERDLSEEEINELEQKFVGYLFQMMEKSNFKIVSNQEIEVALSGTYCVNLPIKVDEAKLDSVLLRRYFAKNPRDHLPYFADQYIIFRRGFGLDQMTEYFITWKIDAIISRIWQGLLRLTGLRRFFARKRRAKYVIDGEQPTGSAFAYEEEEDDDGDEQDLFIERIRIQNMKLSLGQLISKTTIQEPTFERIIIVYRLQASEGDGRAIYVKHFKNIPMADMEIVLPEKKNPGLTPLDWVKFLASAAIGLLTIITQLAKAKANIKVLATIGSGVVGYCAKTYFTFDKNLKDYQNLITRSMYDKQLDSGRGTLLHLCDDVIQQEVKEVIISFFVLMIYGSFTSQDLDRKCEELILEEFKENCNFDVDDAVAKLEKLGLVSKDENQRYKCVDVTKANDIIGTTTEEVVTKANQGSQ from the exons ATGGACGTTCATTTCTTAGAAAGTGAAACAAATGGAGAGGATATTGAGTGTACTGAGGAAATGGGTAACAAGAAGAACGAGATAATTCGATTGCATCGCGAATCAGTCATTTCCATAGAGAAGTTTACATTAATTCATGGATTAGCAAAGCTCATTG ATAATAGTTCAGACAAGCAGGAATTTTATACATTCTGCAAGAGAGTCGAGTACACTATTCGAGCTTGGTATCTTGTACAATTCGAAGAGATGATG CATTTGTACAACCTTTTCGAACCTGTTATGGGGGCTCGTAAGCTGGAAGAACGGGATCTGTCAGAGGAAGAAATCAATGAACTTGAGCAGAAGTTCGTTGGGTATCTTTTTCAG ATGATGGAGAAGAGCAATTTCAAGATAGTGTCGAATCAGGAGATTGAAGTAGCGCTTTCTGGCACGTATTGTGTAAATCTTCCTATCAAAGTTGATGAAGCTAAG CTTGACTCAGTGCTTCTAAGACGATATTTTGCTAAGAATCCTCGCGATCATCTTCCGTATTTTGCTGATCAG TACATAATCTTTCGTCGGGGTTTTGGACTGGATCAAATGACAGAATACTTTATCACCTGGAAAATTGATGCTATTATTTCACGTATTTGGCAAGGCTTGTTGAGATTAACCGG CCTACGAAGATTCTTTGCAAGAAAGAGAAGAGCAAAGTATGTGATAGACGGGGAGCAGCCTACAGGATCAGCCTTCGCTTATGaagaggaggaagatgatgatgggGATGAGCAGGACTTGTTCATTGAAAGGATTCGAATACAAAACATGAAGCTAAG TTTAGGCCAGTTGATCAGCAAAACAACAATTCAAGAGCCAACCTTCGAGAGGATCATCATTGTGTACCG GTTACAGGCGAGTGAGGGAGACGGCAGGGCAATTTATGTGAAACACTTCAAGAACATTCCAATGGCTGATATGGAGATAGTTCTT CCTGAAAAGAAAAATCCTGGACTGACTCCACTAGACTGGGTTAAGTTTCTAGCTTCAGCTGCCATTGGACTG TTGACTATCATAACTCAGCTTGCCAAGGCCAAAGCTAATATAAAAGTTTTAGCAACTATCGGTTCTGGCGTTGTTGGATATTGTGCCAAGACATATTTCAC GTTTGACAAAAATTTGAAAGATTATCAGAACTTAATCACAAGGTCAATGTATGATAAACAACTCGACAGTGGAAGAGGCACACTGCTACACTTGTGTGATGATGTGATTCAGCAGGAA GTGAAAGAAGTAATTATTTCTTTCTTTGTGCTGATGATATATGGTAGCTTCACCAGCCAG GATCTTGACAGAAAATGTGAGGAGTTAATCCTTGAGGAGTTCAAGGAGAACTGTAATTTTGATGTAGACGATGCCGTTGCTAAACTAGAGAAGCTAGGCCTTGTTTCTAAG GATGAAAATCAAAGATACAAATGTGTGGATGTGACGAAGGCTAATGATATAATCGGCACCACCACGGAGGAAGTTGTGACTAAAGCAAATCAAGGTTCTCAGTGA
- the LOC141643798 gene encoding cytochrome b-c1 complex subunit Rieske-4, mitochondrial-like translates to MLRVAARRLSSLSSPSRLSAATTSTVVSKPPFSDRSDDEPKFTPFYLSRRGFATEHLIPKDEHGWTSDVPATIAAIKNPSAKITYDEYNHERYPPGDPSKRAFAYFVLTGGRFVYASLVRLLVLKFVLSMSASKDVLALASLEVDLSSIEPGSTVTVKWRGKPVFIRRRTEDDIKLANSVDISSLRDPQPDADRVQDPEWLIVIGVCTHLGCIPLPNAGDFQGWFCPCHGSHYDISGRIRKGPAPLNLEVPTYKFLEDNKLLIG, encoded by the exons ATGCTGAGGGTGGCAGCACGGCGGCTCTCTTCTCTCTCCTCACCATCACGGCTTTCCGCCGCCACTACATCCACCGTCGTTTCAAAGCCTCCCTTTTCCGACCGCAGCGATGATGAGCCCAAATTTACCCCTTTTTATCTCTCTCGCCGAG GCTTTGCTACTGAGCATCTTATCCCTAAAGATGAACACGGCTGGACTTCAGATGTCCCAGCTACTATAGCGGCCATCAAGAACCCCTCCGCAAAAATAACTTATGATGAATACAACCATGAGCGATACCCTCCTGGTGATCCCAGCAAGAGAGCCTTTGCTTACTTTGTTCTCACTGGTGGGAGATTTGTTTATGCTTCCCTTGTCCGGTTGCTTGTCCTCAAGTTTGTGCTGAGCATGTCTGCCAGCAAAGATGTCCTCGCACTTGCATCACTTGAGGTTGATTTGTCTAGCATCGAGCCTGGCAGTACCGTGACAGTCAAGTGGCGTGGAAAGCCTGTGTTCATACGGCGCAGAACTGAAGATGACATTAAGCTGGCAAACAGCGTTGACATTTCTTCCCTCCGGGACCCACAGCCAGATGCCGATAGGGTTCAGGACCCTGAGTGGCTAATTGTGATTGGTGTCTGCACTCACTTAGGTTGCATTCCTCTCCCAAATGCTGGGGACTTTCAGGGATggttttgtccttgtcatggttcTCATTATGATATATCCGGTAGAATTCGTAAGGGGCCGGCTCCTCTCAACCTTGAGGTACCTACATACAAATTTTTAGAGGACAACAAGTTGCTCATTGGTTAA